A single region of the Palaeococcus ferrophilus DSM 13482 genome encodes:
- a CDS encoding ABC transporter permease has product MQEEYKKGILDRLADKLVYGIGSFISLFRKDWKKKNKSKMEEWRLMLYALNRSPPGLIGLFLVILFVFFGIFGPRMAPWPYNYFPFFDNSSAYLAQPGTTVYLGPHNTSATFHLGADHYGRDLLSLLLAGARTSFVISIIVITLGVPLGIILGLIAGYYGGKIDELVMRITDMFLAFPALILAIALSAVLPNRLQAFISSHAHLQSFVLWLFALDVREAGNLGRLLSVILAMIIVWWPAYARITRGSTLTEKENLYVEAARAIGLSSWTIMFRHILPNIVGPILVYITLDFGGVILMEAGLSFLGLGATPPIADWGRIVYDGAQFFPRAWWLIVYPGFVVMLVALGWNLLGDTLRDILDPKTRRSIEFKVKKAEQMEEGESNA; this is encoded by the coding sequence ATGCAGGAGGAGTACAAAAAGGGAATCCTTGACAGGCTCGCCGATAAGCTCGTTTACGGTATCGGCTCGTTCATCAGCCTCTTCAGGAAGGACTGGAAGAAGAAGAACAAGTCCAAGATGGAAGAATGGCGTCTCATGCTCTACGCCCTCAACCGCTCGCCCCCGGGACTCATAGGCCTCTTCCTCGTGATACTCTTCGTGTTCTTTGGCATATTCGGCCCGAGGATGGCCCCATGGCCCTACAACTACTTCCCGTTCTTCGATAACAGTAGCGCCTACCTCGCCCAGCCCGGAACGACGGTCTACCTCGGCCCCCACAACACCAGCGCCACCTTCCACCTTGGAGCGGACCACTACGGTAGGGACCTCCTCAGCCTTCTGCTCGCGGGAGCGAGGACTTCATTCGTCATATCCATAATAGTCATAACCCTTGGGGTCCCCCTCGGAATCATCCTGGGGTTGATAGCCGGCTACTACGGAGGGAAGATCGACGAGCTAGTGATGCGCATAACCGACATGTTCCTTGCCTTCCCCGCGCTCATATTGGCCATAGCTCTCTCCGCCGTCCTGCCAAACAGACTTCAGGCGTTCATATCGAGCCACGCCCACCTACAGAGCTTCGTTCTGTGGCTGTTCGCCCTCGATGTGAGGGAGGCCGGAAACCTCGGAAGGCTCCTATCGGTGATACTCGCCATGATCATAGTCTGGTGGCCAGCTTATGCGAGGATAACGAGGGGTTCAACCCTAACGGAGAAGGAGAACCTCTACGTTGAGGCGGCGAGGGCGATAGGCCTGAGCTCGTGGACGATAATGTTCAGGCACATCCTTCCCAACATCGTTGGCCCCATCCTCGTCTACATCACCCTCGACTTCGGTGGCGTTATACTCATGGAGGCAGGTTTGAGCTTCCTCGGCCTTGGTGCCACCCCACCGATAGCGGACTGGGGTAGGATAGTTTACGACGGGGCCCAGTTCTTCCCGAGGGCGTGGTGGCTCATCGTGTACCCGGGTTTCGTGGTCATGCTCGTGGCCCTTGGATGGAACCTGCTCGGTGACACGCTCAGGGACATCCTCGACCCGAAGACGAGGAGGAGCATAGAGTTCAAGGTCAAGAAGGCCGAACAGATGGAGGAGGGTGAGAGCAATGCCTGA
- a CDS encoding ABC transporter permease subunit yields MADLKKFLIRRILTFLPTLVGVTLIVFIIAYVIPADPARAWAGGEKASQEAIAKIIERYHLDKPWYDQYWFLVTGLAKNTLIDPRTSNPVMDDIGKRFPKTFELALVAFIFVILIGVPLGILSALKRNTWIDTVIRFFALIGVSTPVYWLGYILIFVFFVKWRVINLAGFPPNPSHEITHIPLIDSLITGEFTIFKQHIARLWLPGFVLGFMGSGVIARFVRNSFLEALSSDYIEFLKAKGVPKLRVYRHALKNALVPIVTVLGLQFGGLLAGAPITETVFGIPGMGRYALQAIQNLDFPAVIAITFIFALVYVTANLVVDILYAVIDPRVRY; encoded by the coding sequence TTGGCGGACTTGAAGAAGTTTCTCATAAGAAGGATTCTGACCTTCCTGCCCACGCTGGTTGGGGTCACTCTGATTGTTTTCATAATAGCCTACGTGATTCCGGCTGACCCCGCGAGGGCATGGGCAGGTGGAGAGAAGGCATCCCAGGAAGCCATAGCGAAGATAATAGAGCGCTACCACCTCGACAAGCCATGGTACGACCAGTACTGGTTCCTCGTAACAGGGCTGGCCAAGAACACGCTCATAGACCCAAGAACCTCCAACCCCGTCATGGACGACATTGGGAAACGGTTCCCGAAGACGTTTGAGCTGGCGCTGGTGGCGTTCATATTCGTCATCCTCATAGGCGTCCCTCTGGGAATACTCTCGGCGCTCAAGAGGAACACGTGGATTGACACGGTCATAAGGTTCTTCGCACTCATAGGAGTCTCGACGCCGGTCTACTGGCTCGGCTACATACTCATATTCGTGTTCTTCGTCAAATGGAGGGTGATAAACCTAGCCGGCTTCCCGCCAAACCCGAGCCACGAGATAACGCACATACCCCTGATAGACTCCCTCATCACCGGAGAGTTCACGATATTCAAGCAGCACATAGCGAGGCTCTGGCTCCCCGGCTTTGTCCTGGGCTTCATGGGCTCGGGAGTTATAGCGAGGTTCGTCAGGAACTCCTTCCTTGAGGCCCTCAGCAGCGACTACATAGAGTTCCTCAAGGCCAAGGGCGTTCCAAAGCTCAGGGTCTACAGGCACGCGCTCAAGAACGCCCTCGTGCCCATCGTCACCGTCCTCGGACTCCAGTTCGGAGGACTCCTTGCGGGAGCTCCAATTACGGAGACCGTCTTCGGAATCCCGGGAATGGGACGCTACGCCCTCCAGGCAATCCAGAACCTCGACTTTCCGGCGGTTATAGCGATAACCTTCATCTTCGCCCTTGTCTACGTCACGGCCAACCTCGTGGTGGACATACTCTACGCGGTCATTGACCCGAGGGTGAGGTACTGA
- a CDS encoding ABC transporter ATP-binding protein, translating to MPEPILEVRDLTVHFYTYAGIVKAIEKVSFDVYKGETFALVGETGCGKSVTSRALTQLIESPGRIVGGKVIYHSDKGPIDLLKLNEEEIRKIRGKEIAYIFQDPHASLDPLYRVGHQIAEAMVVHETVRDWKEGIKRALDILKRVLIPDPENRVKNYPHEMSGGMKQRVVIGTGLANNPKILIADEPTTALDVTVQAQILDLMNRLKRDYNTTLILITHNMGVVAEMADRIAVMYAGKIAEIGTAEQIFKNPLHPYTQGLLKAVPNPMKKIERLDAIPGTVPNLITPPSGCRFHPRCPFAMERCKQEVPELKEVEPGHFVACHLY from the coding sequence ATGCCTGAACCAATCCTTGAGGTTAGGGACCTCACCGTTCACTTCTACACCTACGCCGGAATAGTCAAGGCAATAGAGAAGGTCTCCTTCGACGTTTACAAGGGAGAGACCTTCGCCCTCGTTGGTGAAACCGGCTGTGGAAAGAGCGTGACTTCGAGGGCTTTAACCCAGCTCATAGAGAGCCCCGGAAGGATCGTGGGTGGAAAGGTCATCTACCACTCCGACAAAGGACCCATTGACCTGCTAAAGCTGAACGAGGAGGAGATAAGGAAGATAAGGGGCAAGGAGATAGCCTACATCTTCCAGGATCCCCATGCTTCACTCGACCCCCTCTACCGCGTTGGCCACCAGATAGCCGAGGCCATGGTGGTTCACGAGACGGTTAGGGACTGGAAGGAGGGGATAAAGAGGGCCCTCGACATACTCAAGCGCGTCCTCATTCCCGATCCCGAGAACAGGGTCAAGAACTACCCCCACGAGATGAGCGGGGGAATGAAGCAGCGCGTTGTGATAGGGACGGGCTTAGCCAACAACCCCAAGATACTCATAGCGGACGAACCCACCACCGCCCTTGACGTTACCGTTCAGGCGCAGATACTCGATCTCATGAACAGGCTCAAGAGGGACTACAACACCACCCTGATACTAATCACCCACAACATGGGTGTGGTAGCTGAGATGGCCGACAGGATAGCGGTGATGTACGCGGGCAAGATAGCGGAGATAGGGACAGCCGAGCAGATATTCAAGAACCCGCTCCACCCATACACGCAGGGACTCCTCAAGGCCGTGCCCAACCCCATGAAGAAGATAGAGCGCCTCGACGCCATCCCTGGAACAGTTCCCAACCTCATAACTCCCCCATCGGGATGCCGCTTCCACCCGAGGTGCCCCTTCGCAATGGAGAGGTGCAAGCAGGAAGTGCCGGAGCTTAAGGAGGTTGAACCGGGTCACTTCGTGGCCTGCCACCTGTACTGA
- a CDS encoding ABC transporter ATP-binding protein codes for MSEPILKVENLKKYFPVKGLFFTKGYVKAVDGVSFEIRKGETFGLVGESGCGKTTTGRTLLRLIEPTAGRIIFDGKDVTQLKGDEMKWFRRRAQIMFQDPYSSLNPRQTVFEVIMEPVRFHGIHVDDPEEFVIRLLESVGLNEMHLYRYPHEFSGGQRQRIALARLLALKPEFIVLDEPTSALDVSVQANILNTLKDLQKEFGFTYLFISHDLGVVKYMSHRMGVMYLGKLVEVGPAEKIFENPLHPYTKFLLSAIPVPDPELARELKEKRMKVEGEPPSPINPPAGCRFHPRCPFAMERCKKEEPPLIEVEKDHYVACWLYAKS; via the coding sequence ATGAGCGAGCCCATACTCAAAGTTGAAAACCTCAAGAAGTACTTCCCGGTCAAGGGATTGTTCTTCACGAAGGGCTACGTCAAAGCCGTTGACGGAGTGAGCTTCGAAATAAGGAAGGGCGAAACCTTCGGTCTCGTGGGTGAGAGCGGCTGCGGTAAGACCACCACGGGAAGAACCCTCCTCCGCCTTATAGAGCCCACGGCAGGGAGGATAATCTTCGATGGAAAGGACGTCACCCAGCTCAAGGGGGACGAGATGAAGTGGTTCCGCAGAAGGGCCCAGATCATGTTCCAGGATCCCTACTCCTCCCTCAACCCGAGGCAGACCGTCTTTGAGGTCATCATGGAGCCCGTGCGCTTCCACGGAATCCACGTTGACGACCCGGAGGAGTTCGTGATAAGGCTCCTCGAGAGCGTTGGACTCAACGAGATGCACCTCTACCGCTATCCCCACGAGTTCTCGGGCGGCCAGAGGCAGCGTATAGCACTGGCGAGGCTTCTCGCTTTAAAGCCGGAGTTCATAGTGCTCGACGAACCGACCTCTGCCCTCGACGTTTCCGTTCAGGCCAACATCCTCAACACCCTCAAGGATCTCCAGAAGGAGTTCGGATTCACCTACCTCTTCATCAGCCACGACCTCGGTGTCGTCAAGTACATGAGCCACCGCATGGGAGTTATGTACCTCGGAAAGCTCGTCGAGGTCGGACCTGCAGAGAAGATATTCGAGAACCCGCTCCACCCATACACGAAGTTCCTACTGTCAGCCATACCCGTCCCTGACCCGGAGCTGGCCAGGGAGCTCAAGGAAAAGCGTATGAAGGTTGAGGGTGAGCCACCGAGCCCAATAAACCCACCCGCTGGCTGTCGCTTCCACCCGAGGTGCCCCTTCGCAATGGAACGCTGCAAAAAGGAGGAGCCCCCACTAATAGAGGTCGAGAAGGACCACTACGTTGCCTGCTGGCTCTACGCCAAATCCTAA